A region of Vespula vulgaris chromosome 1, iyVesVulg1.1, whole genome shotgun sequence DNA encodes the following proteins:
- the LOC127068255 gene encoding sialin-like isoform X1 has protein sequence MQIDVGKHERAQVLGEGCCIDRLSCLQVLNIMVILGFMLNYMLRVNLTIAIVSMVMPSNKHSHSNNSHEIIPIDNSSLMIETAKTTMLTGNEPINESTFTSTSTTRHEELEQTRYPWNEYEVNLILGSFYWGYICTEIPGGRLAEIVGTKRVFGYSMLVSSGITLLTPLFAKFGYVAVAVLRIALGFMLGATWPAIQPMTARWIPPTERSKFVSNMMASSLGAAITLPICGFLIASLGWDSVFYVTGIVGLTWSIAWFYFIYDSPSQHPRISTEERNYIEESIGTTSSTKHFPVPWKSIFTSLPVWAILITHGCSVFGYFTVVNQLPTYMKYILNFNIKENGMLSSLPYLGKYIFALTTSTLADYLRRTNKLSVTAIRKIFTTFAVMSPGLLMIVQAYLGRDPTMSVAIFTVALTINGGVTAGYLGNGLDIAPNFSGTIFGIANTVSSFGGFLSSFMVGSITYQNQTYERWRIIFWILAATYCIGALAFAFLGTGKLQKWNFPEVNGFGKKTKNLENDADAENREPLTNKSLS, from the exons ATGCAAATAGATGTTGGAAAACACGAACGAGCCCAAGTTCTAGGTGAAGGTTGTTGCATAG ATCGACTAAGTTGCCTGCAGGTGTTAAACATTATGGTGATACTCGGTTTCATGTTGAACTATATGCTACGTGTTAATCTGACGATTGCCATCGTATCGATGGTAATGCCGTCTAATAAGCATTCACATTCCAATAATTCCCACGAAATCATTCCAATTGATAATAGCAGTTTGATGATTGAGACTGCTAAGACCACAATGCTAACTGGGAATGAGCCGATAAACGAATCGACTTTTACTTCGACGTCGACAACTCGACAC GAGGAGTTGGAGCAAACCAGGTATCCGTGGAACGAATATGAGGTCAATCTGATTCTTGGAAGTTTCTATTGGGGTTACATCTGTACGGAAATACCTGGAGGTAGATTGGCTGAAATTGTTGGAACTAAAAGAGTCTTTGGCTATAGTATGTTGGTGTCCAGTGGTATCACTCTTCTCACCCCACTTTTCGCGAAATTCGGATATGTCGCAGTCGCTGTACTTCGAATTGCTCTTGGTTTCATGCTG gGTGCCACGTGGCCCGCTATTCAACCGATGACTGCCCGATGGATTCCACCGACCGAACGTAGCAAATTCGTTTCCAATATGATGG CATCCTCGTTGGGTGCGGCGATCACGTTGCCTATTTGCGGTTTTCTCATTGCCTCTCTCGGATGGGACTCTGTCTTCTACGTAACGGGAATAGTCGGATTGACGTGGAGCATAGCATGGTTCTATTTCATCTATGATTCACCCTCGCAACACCCACGCATCTCCACCGAGGAACGAAACTACATCGAAGAATCCATAGGAACTACCTCGTCCACCAag CATTTTCCGGTACCATGGAAATCAATTTTCACCTCGCTTCCCGTTTGGGCGATCCTGATAACACATGGATGCAGTGTATTTGGATACTTCACGGTTGTTAATCAACTACCTacttatatgaaatatatactaAATTTTAACATCAAAGAG aacGGGATGTTATCTTCATTGCCTTATCtcggaaaatatatttttgcttTAACGACTTCAACGTTGGCCGATTATCTTCGTCGTACGAACAAACTTTCGGTTACTgctattcgaaaaattttcacAACTTTCG CCGTGATGAGCCCGGGATTACTTATGATCGTACAAGCATACCTTGGTCGCGATCCTACGATGTCCGTGGCAATTTTTACCGTTGCTTTGACGATAAACGGTGGAGTGACAGCGGGCTATCTCGGAAACGGTCTTGACATTGCACCCAATTTTTCCGGAACAATATTTGGCATAGCCAATACGGTTAGCTCGTTTGGTGGCTTTTTGAGTAGCTTCATGGTTGGTTCGATTACCTATCAAAATCAAACGTATGAACGTTGgagaataattttttggaTTCTCGCGGCTACTTACTGTATAGGCGCTTTGGCTTTCGCATTCCTTGGCACAGGAAAATTACAAAAGTGGAATTTTCCGGAAGTCAATGGTTTCGGTAAGAAGacgaaaaatttagaaaacgATGCTGACGCAGAAAACAGAGAACCGTTGACCAATAAATCACTTTCGTAA
- the LOC127068255 gene encoding sialin-like isoform X2 — MACDRSIMDRLSCLQVLNIMVILGFMLNYMLRVNLTIAIVSMVMPSNKHSHSNNSHEIIPIDNSSLMIETAKTTMLTGNEPINESTFTSTSTTRHEELEQTRYPWNEYEVNLILGSFYWGYICTEIPGGRLAEIVGTKRVFGYSMLVSSGITLLTPLFAKFGYVAVAVLRIALGFMLGATWPAIQPMTARWIPPTERSKFVSNMMASSLGAAITLPICGFLIASLGWDSVFYVTGIVGLTWSIAWFYFIYDSPSQHPRISTEERNYIEESIGTTSSTKHFPVPWKSIFTSLPVWAILITHGCSVFGYFTVVNQLPTYMKYILNFNIKENGMLSSLPYLGKYIFALTTSTLADYLRRTNKLSVTAIRKIFTTFAVMSPGLLMIVQAYLGRDPTMSVAIFTVALTINGGVTAGYLGNGLDIAPNFSGTIFGIANTVSSFGGFLSSFMVGSITYQNQTYERWRIIFWILAATYCIGALAFAFLGTGKLQKWNFPEVNGFGKKTKNLENDADAENREPLTNKSLS, encoded by the exons ATGGCTTGCGATCGTAGTATAATGG ATCGACTAAGTTGCCTGCAGGTGTTAAACATTATGGTGATACTCGGTTTCATGTTGAACTATATGCTACGTGTTAATCTGACGATTGCCATCGTATCGATGGTAATGCCGTCTAATAAGCATTCACATTCCAATAATTCCCACGAAATCATTCCAATTGATAATAGCAGTTTGATGATTGAGACTGCTAAGACCACAATGCTAACTGGGAATGAGCCGATAAACGAATCGACTTTTACTTCGACGTCGACAACTCGACAC GAGGAGTTGGAGCAAACCAGGTATCCGTGGAACGAATATGAGGTCAATCTGATTCTTGGAAGTTTCTATTGGGGTTACATCTGTACGGAAATACCTGGAGGTAGATTGGCTGAAATTGTTGGAACTAAAAGAGTCTTTGGCTATAGTATGTTGGTGTCCAGTGGTATCACTCTTCTCACCCCACTTTTCGCGAAATTCGGATATGTCGCAGTCGCTGTACTTCGAATTGCTCTTGGTTTCATGCTG gGTGCCACGTGGCCCGCTATTCAACCGATGACTGCCCGATGGATTCCACCGACCGAACGTAGCAAATTCGTTTCCAATATGATGG CATCCTCGTTGGGTGCGGCGATCACGTTGCCTATTTGCGGTTTTCTCATTGCCTCTCTCGGATGGGACTCTGTCTTCTACGTAACGGGAATAGTCGGATTGACGTGGAGCATAGCATGGTTCTATTTCATCTATGATTCACCCTCGCAACACCCACGCATCTCCACCGAGGAACGAAACTACATCGAAGAATCCATAGGAACTACCTCGTCCACCAag CATTTTCCGGTACCATGGAAATCAATTTTCACCTCGCTTCCCGTTTGGGCGATCCTGATAACACATGGATGCAGTGTATTTGGATACTTCACGGTTGTTAATCAACTACCTacttatatgaaatatatactaAATTTTAACATCAAAGAG aacGGGATGTTATCTTCATTGCCTTATCtcggaaaatatatttttgcttTAACGACTTCAACGTTGGCCGATTATCTTCGTCGTACGAACAAACTTTCGGTTACTgctattcgaaaaattttcacAACTTTCG CCGTGATGAGCCCGGGATTACTTATGATCGTACAAGCATACCTTGGTCGCGATCCTACGATGTCCGTGGCAATTTTTACCGTTGCTTTGACGATAAACGGTGGAGTGACAGCGGGCTATCTCGGAAACGGTCTTGACATTGCACCCAATTTTTCCGGAACAATATTTGGCATAGCCAATACGGTTAGCTCGTTTGGTGGCTTTTTGAGTAGCTTCATGGTTGGTTCGATTACCTATCAAAATCAAACGTATGAACGTTGgagaataattttttggaTTCTCGCGGCTACTTACTGTATAGGCGCTTTGGCTTTCGCATTCCTTGGCACAGGAAAATTACAAAAGTGGAATTTTCCGGAAGTCAATGGTTTCGGTAAGAAGacgaaaaatttagaaaacgATGCTGACGCAGAAAACAGAGAACCGTTGACCAATAAATCACTTTCGTAA